One Hypomesus transpacificus isolate Combined female chromosome 21, fHypTra1, whole genome shotgun sequence genomic window, TAGGCCTATTGAACAATTCCCAACACATTCTTTTTTTGCGTGTTCCACTGAAAGGCTACGGGCAATTCTACAATTGCAATTTAGAGCGTGTGAAACGCTAAGGACTATGCCATTCTTTGGAAATCTACCGCGTGCCACGGGGATTAGGGTCTCGTTGACTCGTGTTTGCCTAGGTCACCGCGCTATTCTTAGCAAGTAGACGCTGTCCGCGGTGCTGAAAACGCAGCGGTAAATCGACGACCTTTTGGAGGACATGCTTACTGGCAGGCAGCGTTCCTTACTTTTTAGGCATAGCTCTATATTTACTGTGGTCTGTATAGTAGGAACATCCTTGACGCGATTCGAGTTGATCAATTCCAGTTACAGTCCCACTAACCCCAGTGCACCTGAACCGCAAACCTACAATTGCAGGCTTGGTTATTGGCCTATGGCAGGCTACTTTAAAAGCCATCGCAAATAATAATAACAGGAAGTCTCTTGGACCTTGTGTATTTTATGTTACATTTTACTGTTTGCAGTTCACTCCTGCTAGTTTCTTACATTTTTACTGGTCAACGAGCAACGTGACCTGGAAACTCCCACGACCTTCCACGTGACCAGTGTAACGTGGCACAAACAGACACCTCGTGAGCACGCTGAGTCTTCCTCTGTTTACTCTGGCCAGGCCTGTGCTTACACACCAGTGTTTGGACCCCCTGTTTGCCtatcccctcatctctccattcATCTGTTCTTTGGCAGTGGCAAGAATAGGGGATGTTCTAATGGATTTAACAGCCAGGTGTCATTGACGGAAGAAGATCCCAGCTTAGCCCTCACTAGTCATGGCCCATAGTCTATTTACAATCCCCATTGACGCAGTTGGGAACACGGCTATTACAGGGATTGGACGAGACGATGCAGGAGGTTATAAAAGGCCAGAGCAAGGGCTCAAGATTCGGAAACGGAGAGGAGAGCGAGCAGATTGGGTGAGCAGAAGGTGACACGGCGGTGAACTCATCCGAGACATCCAGAACAACGGTCCCCAGACGGTTAGTGCCCAGAGCCGGATAAGAAGATCTCGTCTCCGACCTCCTGGACGCCCTGACCTCCGAGCCAAGACCCATGAAGCCCATCAACCAGACCGCGTCGGCTACAGGCGCCGGCGGAGACCGCCACCGTCGGAGGGTCATGCGGGCGGGCCCTAGAGGGGCCTCGTCTGGGTTCGTGGGGACCTCCATTGTCATCCTGTCATCGTTCGCCTTGTCCACCCTGGCGATGAACTGGGGCAAGAAGATACAAGAATCCAGAAATAAGCACAATCACAGCTAGCCAACGTCCAAACATGGATTTGCCTTGGGCCCTATAGGGAGTGGCTccattgttttattttcatgttttattcCTTTCTTGTATTCGTCTTCACAAACCACGTCCCCGTGTTTCCGCTGGTGTGTGACGGGGAGAGGAGCCTGTTGGGGATGTGTGGAGCGACTCAGGACAGACTCGGGCAGGCTAGTCTCTGTCGACACCTCAGCGCAGAGAGACTCAGGAACACATCAGCGTCTGAGGGGAGCTGGGTTGCCATGTCAACGCAATAGTTACCAAGACGGCGAGCCGCTGTTTGACTGATGCAATGCcaaatgtgttcatgtgttatAATAATGTAATCATGTATCCCATTAATGAATAGTAGGCTGTCCAACTTTTTGTCAGTATGAAAATGTGTTTCATTTGCATTTATTACTCAGGGAAGACGAAACTGTCTGATCATGCTTTAGCTCAGAAGAGCTTGGACTAATTTACCTTGTAATCTGGGGGAAAACGATATTCCTGGCGTCAAACTGACAAAGAGTTGGGCAGTAAGACAATTGTGTCATTGACCATTATTCAGTCCACTGCATGTTGTTTGAACTGCCTTCAAAGAGATTGTACAATGCAAGCGAAAAAAATGCTATTTCAGTGCCTGAAGGTAAATGTGTGGCTTAAACACAGTATGTAACAAAGTTGCAGGCTGTGATGCAGTGCTGGAAGTGTACAGTATACCTAATTGTATACATTTGAGTATGTTCTGACTTGTCAAAACTAGAGGGCAGTGTTGGTTTGTGGCAAAGTTGGGCACATCAGCAGTGTTGACACACAATAAAATCTTTAAAAACACAACAGTTTTACCCTGCATGCTGTTTTAACACGACAACCACAAACGTCATAAGAAATacaaacattttaatgtttctcttgcataaaaaaaaagacaataacAAAGTAATACAAGTCCTTACTCCATTCTCGTCTAAGTATATGTTGCCTACGGCACAACAACAAGTccatcttttgtgtgtgtgtgtgtgtgtgagtctccgTGTGTCTCAgagtgtgtccaggctgtgtaaCCTCCTCTCGGTGAAGAagcggtgtggtgtgtgtatatatgtgtgtgtggtgtgtgtgtgtgagtctccgTGTGTCTCAgagtgtgtccaggctgtgtaaCCTCCTCTCGGTGAAGAagcggtgtggtgtgtgtatatatgtgtgtgtggtgtgtgtgtgtgtgagtctccgTGTGTCTCAgagtgtgtccaggctgtgtaaCCTCCTCTCGGTGAAGAagcggtgtggtgtgtgtatatatgtgtgtgtggtgtgtgtgtgtgtgagtctccgTGTGTCTCAgagtgtgtccaggctgtgtaaCCTCCTCTCGGTGAAGAAGCGGTGGGCCTGGCGGGCCGACTCGTCCGTCTTGGCGTTGCTGAAGTACGAAAGCACGGAGGTGTTGTTCTTACGGGCCGCCGCCTTCTCCCCGTCCTCCTCGTCATCGtccctgaggacacacacacacggcgtgAATCTACACTCTCCTTTCTCAACGTTCACTCGGAATCATCCTTTCAACCGGCAACATTGAAATCATATTTAAATTCTACTGATGATGCTCGTTCGCGTCTACTGTGACTAACCCAGAGGAAAACTCCCAGTTTTCCTCGACTACCGTATCCACACGTCCACCCTCTCCCTTCGGCTCCATTCAAAGGAGCAAATCTTTATTGTTCCCCTCACCAGTGGACAGGGACGGCCTTGCTGTCCAGCAGGGTCTGGGCGGTGCTCCAGCTGAACCTGACAAACTGGGGGTAGCCAAACACGGGGTCCAGGTACTTCAACATCCACGCCTTGGTCTTAGGGtctgagccacacacacacgcacacacgcacacacaacagtgTACACAGTCGGTATACAGTAGAACTTGGAATTCAAGAGCGTACAACTGTGTGTGATATCACTTAGGATCATTTAAAGCTTTTGATCTTTGTTTAGATATTCTTATTCGTTTATAAGATTGCAGATGAGACCTAAGAATGAGCAGCCTAAACAATAacggtcatgtgtgtgtgtgtgtcatgccctgtatatagggggtcagatggctgagaggttagggaatcgggctattaatctgaaggttgccggccacttcaccctacttgcctcagggggggggaacatccctgtacttactgtaagtcgctctggataagagcgtctgctaaatgactaaatgtcatgtCTAAATGTAATATGACTTACCACTGGGGTAGCCAGAGCCGTAGTCGGTGTCTACATCCCCCAGGTCTTCGGAGAAGACCCAGTCCTTCACAGCATGGTCCCTGgccacctgcacacaccacacacacagcttcagcCTTCCACcgaggggtgtgaggggggacccatgacacaggacacacacacacacgttcaaatacacccacacacttatccccgaactcacacacacacgttcaaatacacacacacacacacttatccccaaacccacacacacacacacactcaaatacacacacctatccccaaacccacacacacactcaaatacacacacctatccctgaacccacacacacacgcacgccgaCCTCTGACCTTGGCGCAGATGCTGGCTGCGCTGACgatggggaagagagagtcagCCTTGGGGCGCACGGTCACCTCCACCCCGGGGAAGCGCTGGGACAGCTTGTCCTGGTACTTCTCCGCGGGGCCCACCGTGTCCACAAacacctgggggggaggaggcgggggggggggggcacaggacGAGAGGGTAGGATGGACGAGAAGGCAATAAAAGGGATGAGCACAGGAAGTAGACAAACGCGAGGGGCGAGCAAGGGAACAAACGATGGAGCGGTGTGCTCAGAGAGTTAATGTGCAGAGAGAGTGTTTGCATGTGGCGGTTTGCTACGTGGGGCCTTAGGCCTGGCCATGGGAATAGTTTGTTTTCACACCTCTTTGAGCTGCACTCCGTTGTCCAGGGCAAACTGGACGAGACCAATGGCCGCATCGTGAGAAAGAGCATTCAAGTTGTATTTTGCCCTGTGGAAAGATGGCATGTCAGAAGTAAATTCgcttatgagagagagagagagagagagagagagagagagagagagaaggggagagagagagagagagagagaaggggagactACCTCTGCAGCATGCTGTTGGAAATCGTGTTGGCCGAGAGGATTTGTAGAGCCCAGCCCACGAAACTTTTGGACTCGTCCACCTTACTGAAgaggtgctctctctctgcttctgtcaACGTCTTCGAGTCTAGGGGAAAGAGGCACAGTAAAATGTCAACATAAGCACATTGCTGACATAATTAGAATGAGTCCTTCAGTGGTCAGAAAACACGAACCGGCTACTTTCAAGTCCTTCAGGTCCTCCTTCTTGGAGACTGGGCAGAAGCAGATGCCGTAGACCATGGGGCCTGGATCAACAACAACATGGGTGTTCAGTGCATTGACCAGAAAGTGACTCATCACTATCAAACAACGGCAGATAGTGTGATCTTACCCAACACTGGACCCCTGCCCGCTTCATCGATGCCCAGGCAGCAGTCTTCAGTCTTACACACGTCAGGTATGGCCGAGGCCAGGCGACAGCTGACCGAGTTATCTGCCTCATAGTCGCTGAGGTCCATGGCTGTTCCTATGCtgtattttaaagtttaaaacgCCAGTGTAAAACACGTGGGAATATGAATCTGTGATAACGATGTATAGTGAAGTGGCTAATCTGCCACAACAATAGCCAGTTAACTATCAAACTAGTGTATACTTGTGTCAGTCACTTACGTGAAATTAGTAGCTACACATCTAGCTAGCATGCTAACAAGTGACCTAACTAGCTAGTGCTAACTACAATACTATCCTGCGTCTGTGCTTAGACATACCTACAGTAGGCTAGGTAGTTACGGAAGAGTTTGAGGAAGCAATTGATTGTGAGCTTTTAATTTAGTTGTGTTAGATGCAAACATATTTTCCTTGACTGTTGTGTAAATGTATTTCAAGCCCCCACTAAAACAGACAAACTTTCTTACCCGGGGTGTTGTTCTGGTTGTTGACACCAGAAATGCTCAGATTTGGCGCGTTGAATCTGACGTATCACTACCGTGGCTGCAGTACGTCTTTCATGGGTAATGTAGTTGTACTAAATAAAACTGT contains:
- the rnaseh2a gene encoding ribonuclease H2 subunit A isoform X2, with amino-acid sequence MDLSDYEADNSVSCRLASAIPDVCKTEDCCLGIDEAGRGPVLGPMVYGICFCPVSKKEDLKDLKVADSKTLTEAEREHLFSKVDESKSFVGWALQILSANTISNSMLQRAKYNLNALSHDAAIGLVQFALDNGVQLKEVFVDTVGPAEKYQDKLSQRFPGVEVTVRPKADSLFPIVSAASICAKVARDHAVKDWVFSEDLGDVDTDYGSGYPSDPKTKAWMLKYLDPVFGYPQFVRFSWSTAQTLLDSKAVPVHWDDDEEDGEKAAARKNNTSVLSYFSNAKTDESARQAHRFFTERRLHSLDTL
- the rnaseh2a gene encoding ribonuclease H2 subunit A isoform X1; protein product: MDLSDYEADNSVSCRLASAIPDVCKTEDCCLGIDEAGRGPVLGPMVYGICFCPVSKKEDLKDLKVADSKTLTEAEREHLFSKVDESKSFVGWALQILSANTISNSMLQRAKYNLNALSHDAAIGLVQFALDNGVQLKEVFVDTVGPAEKYQDKLSQRFPGVEVTVRPKADSLFPIVSAASICAKVARDHAVKDWVFSEDLGDVDTDYGSGYPSDPKTKAWMLKYLDPVFGYPQFVRFSWSTAQTLLDSKAVPVHWDDDEEDGEKAAARKNNTSVLSYFSNAKTDESARQAHRFFTERRLHSLDTL